ATGAGCCTGTGTTATTTCGCCGCCATCGCCCACATCGGCTCGTCGCTGGCGGTTGCCCTGCTCTACACCGCGCCGGTGTGGAGCCTGATTTTCGCCCGCATTCTGCTGGGTGAAGGCATCACGCCCAAATCCGCCCTGTTAACCGTGATTGCCGCCGCCGGCGTGGGGCTGACCATGGCGGGCGGCGGCACGGCCAACGCCGCCGGCATCCTGTTCGGTCTGGGTTCGGGCATCTGCTACGCGCTCTACGGCGTGCTCGGCAAACGCGCCATGCAGGGCAACCCGCCGATGCTGGTGTTTTTCACCTCGATCGCCTTTTCCGCGCTGTTGCTGCTGCTGATGCCCCACACCCATTCGGCTTTCGCCAAACTGCCGCAGCAAAGTGCCGTTGCCTGGCTCTCGGCGCTGGCATTGGCCTGCGTCGGCACCATCGCCGCCTACGGCCTGTTTGTGAAAGGGCTGCAAAAAATGCCCGCCGCCAAAGCTTCGATATTTACCGTGTTCGAACCGCTCACCGCCGTGGTGCTGGCCGCGCTGTTTTTAAACGAACAGTTAAACGGCTGGCAATATCTCGGCATCACGCTGATTCTCGGCACCGCCGTTCTGAACGCCGCCCGTTTCAAAAATAAATATAGTGGCTTAAATTCGAAATAGGACAAGGCGCCGAGCCGCAGACAGTACAGATAGTACGGAACCGATTCTGTTGCCGCTTCAGCGGCTTACAAAATCGTTCTCTTTGAGCTAAGGCGAGGCAACGCTGTACGTGTTGAATTTAAGCCACTATAAAATTCCCCAAGCCTTTCAAACGGCCTTTATGCTAAACTGGCCGCCCGTTCCCCCAACTCCTTTCCAAAGCACAACACCATGGCAGGCAATACTTTCGGACAACTCTTCACCGTAACCACCTTCGGCGAAAGCCACGGCGCGGCCTTAGGCTGCATCATCGACGGCTGCCCGCCCGGGCTGGAGTTGGACGAAGCCGACATTCAAGCCGACCTCGACCGCCGCAAACCCGGCACCAGCCGCCACGTTACCCAACGCCGCGAAGCCGACGAAGTGGAAATCTTATCGGGCGTGTTCGAAGGCAAAACCACCGGCACACCCATCGCGCTCCTTATCCGCAACACCGACCAGCGCAGCAAAGACTACGGCAACATCGCCCGCCAATTCCGCCCCGGCCACGCCGACTACACCTACTGGCACAAATACGGCACGCGTGACTACCGCGGCGGCGGCCGCTCTTCCGCCCGCGAAACCGCCGCGCGCGTGGCGGCAGGCGCGGTGGCCAAAAAATGGCTGAAAGAAAAATTCAACACCGAAATCATCTGTTGGGTAAGCCAAGTGGGCGAAGTCGAAATCGCCTTTGAGGGTGAACAATTTATCGGACAAAACCCGTTTTTCGCCGCCAATCAAAGCCAAATCGCCGAACTTGAAGCCTATATGGACAGCGTGCGCAAATCGCTCGATTCCGTGGGCGCGAAACTGCACATCGAAGCGCGCAACGTACCCGTGGGCTTGGGCGAACCCGTGTTCGACCGCCTCGATGCCGACATTGCCCACGCGCTGATGGGCATCAACGCCGTCAAAGGCGTGGAAATCGGCGACGGCTTCGGCGTGGCGGCGCAACGCGGCAGCTACCACGGCGACGAACTCACGCCGCAAGGCTTCAAATCCAACCACGCCGGCGGCATACTCGGCGGCATTTCCACAGGGCAGACCGTTACCGCCAATTTCGCTATCAAACCCACCAGCTCCATCGCCACGCCGCGTCAATCCATCGACATCGACGGCAATCCCGTGGAAATCGCCACCCACGGCCGCCACGACCCCTGCGTCGGCCTGCGCGCCGCGCCGATTGCCGAAGCCATGCTGGCCTTGGTGCTGATGGATCACGCCCTGCGCCACCGCGCGCAGAATGCCGATATAAAGGTGGATACGCCCGATATTGAGCGGCGGTAACGCCCGCAATCAGGCCGTCTGAAAACACAAACCGCCGCAATCGGGCAACGTTTTTTTCAGACGGCCTTGAATAAAACCACAAAGCCTTAGCCAAAACACAGGCTTTATACTAAAATGCCGCGAACTTTACTCCACTCAGATAAGCTTTTTAGGAACACAAACATGACGAAGGAAACCGCTTTGGGCGCAGCGTTGAAATCCGCCGTGCAAACCATGAGCAAAAAGAAACAGACCGACATGATTGCCGACCACATCTACAACAAATACGATGTGTTCAAACGCTTCAAACCGCTGGCCGTAGGCATCGACCAAGATTTGGTTGCCGAACTGCCCCAGTTCGACCCCGCCCTGATTGCGCGCGTTTTGGCCAACCACTGCCGCCGCCCGCGCTACCTTAAAGCGCTCGCCCGCGGCGGCAAACGCTTCGATTTGAACAACCGCTTCAAAGGCGAAGTCAGCCCCGAAGAGCAGGCCATCGCCCAACAGCACCCCGCCGTGCAACAGGCACTGGCCACGCAAGCAGAACGCCGAGCCGCTAAAGCCGCCGAGCAAGGCGAAGCCGCACCGGAAGCCGCTGCTGCGGAAACGGAAACTGCTGAAAACCAAACCGCTGCGGAATAATCCTGCTTTCGCTTGAATCATCAAAAAGGCCGTCTGAAACTTTCAGACGGCCTTTTCATTACGCCATACCTAGCCAAGCTCTTTATTTGAGCAGCACCGTTTCACCATCTTTCGGAATGATGACTTTTTCCGAAAGTTTCTCGCCCAACACAAATTTCTGCATATCATCACGCGTTACGCCGCCGTGATTCACTGTGTCCATATGCACCGTGATGATTTTCGCTTTAGGCGCAACTTGCGCGGCTTTCAACACATCCGGCAAGCCCATGATGATGCTTTCGGCGATGCCGTTGATGCGCGCATAGCCCGTATTCATAATCAAATAATCAGGATTGAATCTGTGCAAGGCTTTGTTGACTTCGGCAGTCCAAACCGTGTCGCCCATTACATAAGCGGTGGCATGGCCTTCTTTTTTCATCACCACGCCCATTGCTTCACCCAGCAACTTGGCCAAAGCCGGATTGGCATACATATCTGCCGTGCCGTGCGAGCCGCCCGTTTTATGTAATTCCACACCGTTAAACACCGCTTTGCCGTTGATGACTTGCACGTTTTTAAAACCTTGTGAACGGATTAACTGCGCGTCGTCTTCATGCTGCGTGAAAATCGGCAGGTGCTTGGGAATGGCGTTTTGCGCGGCTTTGTCCCAATGGTCTTCGTGGGTATGGGTTACAATTACCGCATCCACACCTTTTAAGATTTCACGCTCCGACATGGGTAAGTCCACGAGCGGTTGGCGCAGGTGGCTGTTAAATGTGCCGGCAAACCCCGCCATCGCGCCTTTCTTGGCGAAAAACGGGTCGATCAAAAAGGTTTGTCCCGCATATTCCACTTTGGCGGTGGCGTTGCGGATGTGTTGGTAGCTGTCGGCCCACACATTCAAGCTGCCAGACAGCAAAACAGCGGAAAAAGCGATTGGTGCAAATTTCATTTTTCGGTTTCCTGATTGATTTTAAAAACAAAATTTTAGCCGTGCCAATCGCTGGTTTACAGCGTAAAATCCACGAAATCACTGCGCCAAACAGAGAAATTGTAAGAAATGAAAAAATTTGACGACAAAATCAGCCGCGCCATTTTGCACACTTTGCGCAGCAACAGCCGCATCAGCTGGCAAGAATTAGGCAAAACCGTGCATTTGAGCGGGCAAGCGGCCGCCGAACGCGTGAAACAAATGCAGGAAAACGGCATCATCAATGGTTTTACCATACGCGAAAACCGGTCGCGCCATTTCATCGGCGTGATGATGAAGCACACGGATTTCCAAGCCTTCGAGCATTGGCTGATTCAAAACCCGAATGTGGAAAGCGTGGACAAAACCAGCGGCGATATTTGCTATTCGATTGTTTATGTAACAGAAAACCTGATTGAACTGGAGCAGTTTTTAAACGGACTATTGGCTCATGGCTCATACCGTTTAAACAGCAGCATTCGGCGCGTGAAATAAGCTTTGCCAACACACCAACCATCAATCAAAACTAAAAAGGCCGTCTGAAACCTTTTCAGATGGCCTCAAACCAAATCCCCGGGCATAACCCGGGTATTCGAGAAAACAGCGCCGGCGCAGCCCTTCACAACCCCAGCCAGCCTGCCAGCGTGTTCCAATAAAACAAACAGCCGATGGCGCACACCGCCACCACAATCCCCGCCGCATTAACGGCGCTGATTTTTTCCTTAAACGCCAGCGCCCCCACCAGCGTGCCGAGCACAATCACGCCGATGTTCATGCCCGCAAACACCAGCGTGGGGTTGCTGCTCATGATTTGGTGGGCGCGCACATAAGTGAAAATATTAGCGAAATTCAGGCAGCCCAGCACCAGCCCGCCGAGTATGCCCGCCGCCGTCCATTTAACCGACTTTGAAAACAGATAGCCGAACATCAGCACCGCCGCCAAGCAAAACGCCACCAGCAGGTTGCCCGCAAACGCCGTGCCGCTTTTGGCCACCTGTTTGAACAGAATATCAATCACACCGTAGCCCGCCCACACACCGAGCAACAGGCCCGCATTAGCGGCGAAACCGCCCGACTTTTTGCCGCCCTCCGATTTCCACAACAGGCAGAACAAAGCCGTAAACGCCAGCGCCAGCCCGATTAAACGCCCCTGCGAGAGCTGCTCGCCGAACAGGGCAAACGAAGCCAGCACCGGCAGAAACAGCGACAGGCGCTGCGCCGCATCGGATTTCACAATTCCCGCCCGCTCCACCGCCCTGCCCATAATCACAAACACGGCAGGCAGCAGCACCCCGAGCGCGGCAAACAGCCACCAGGTGGGCAGATAAGACTTCCACGCAGCCAAATCCGGCTTCAACACCAGCATACACAAAGTAACGGCAACAATATAGTTCACCGCCACCGCCTGTTCGATGTCGATTTTTCGGGAGCGGGCGAGTTTGAGCAGCACCGACACGGCCACGCTGCAAAGAATACTGGCAATCAGATAAAGCATAAACAGATAAAGTCCGTCTGAAACGGCTCCGCAAACAGATGGAAACGGGGCGGATTATAACCGCCCGCCCCGCACTTGTCTTTTCCCGCACCGCCCCGCAGATTTTCAGACGGCCTGCCTATCCGTTATAATCGCCTTTTCATAAATCTAACCGCCCTAACCGCCATGCCGTTCAAACCGCTGCTGCTCACCGCCCTGCTCTGCTGCTCCGCCACCGCCTTTGCCGCACCCGAACCCGCGCCTGCCAATGCCGCCGAAGCCGGCAGCGATTTGCGGGAAATCCGCCAGGCCATCAGCGCCGCCCAGGCCGACCTCAAACGCAAACAGGCCGCGCAGCAAAACGCCCGCGCCACGCTCGAGCGCACCCGCGCCGCGCTGGCCAGAGCGCAGCAGGAACTCGCCGCCGTCAACAAACAGCAGCGCGACGCTTGGGCGAAAATGCAAACGCTGCAAAACGAGCTGGGCCGTCTGAAAACCGAAGTAACCGGCACCAAGGCCCAAGTGGCGCGCCTGCTTTCCGGCCAATACAAAAACCGCCAGCCCAACGCCGTGGTGCTGTTTCTGAAAAACGCCGAACCCGGGCAGAAAGCACGCTATCTGCAATACAGCCGCTACATCAACGAAGCCAACCAAAAAGTGATGAACGACCTGGTGCGCCAGCAGGCCGATCTGGAAAAACAGGAAGCCGCCATCAACGCCGAGCTGGCGCGCCTCAACAAAATCAAGGCGCAACGGCAGGCTGCCATGAGTAAGCTCGGCCACGCCAACACCGCCGCCCAAACCGAAAGCCGCCAGCTTTCCGCCCAAATCGACAGCCAAACCCAACGCATCGCCAACCTGCGTGAAAACGAACAGCGCCTCAACGCGCTGTTGGCCGACATTGCCAAACGCAACGCCGAAAACCGCCGCAAAGAAGCCGAAGCACGCAAAAAAGCCGCCCAGGCACGGCTGGCCGCCGCCGAAAAAGCGCGCGCCGAAAAAGAAAAAACCAAAGGCAAAGCCAAACCCGCACAACAAAAAGACGGCAAACCCGCGCAAACCGCCAAAACACCCGCGCCCAAGCCGCAAACCCCGCGCTCCACCCTCACCGCCGAAGACCGCGCTTTGCAGGCTCCCGACCAAAGCACCGAATATAAAAACAGCTTCAGCCGTATGCAGGGCCGCCTCGTCCGCCCCGTCGGCGGCACCATCAGCGGCCGCTTCGGCCAGGCGCGCCCCAGCGGCGGCACTTGGAAAGGCGTGTTTTTCTCAACCGCCGGCGCCCCCGTGCAAAGCATCGCCGCCGGCACCGTTGCCTATGCCGGCCCTTTGAGCGGCTACGGCAATATGGTGGTGCTCGACCACGGCGACGGCTATGTGAGCGTGTATTCCGGCTTAAGCAGCGTGTCGGTGGGCGGGGGCAGTAGCGTGGCTGCGGGCCGCACCATCGGCACCAGCGGCAGCCTGCCCACGGGCGAACAGGGGCTTTATCTCGAAATCCGTTACCGCCGCCAGCCGATGAACCCGCTTTCGTGGATACGCTAACCGCGCAAGCGCTTCCGGCTCGGTTTACCGCCGGATACCGGTTGGCAGCAAACGCCACACGTTAAGGCCGGGGCCGTTCAAGCAAACACCGCACCCGCCCGCTTTTCAGACGGCCTGTTTCCGCAACGGGCGGCCAAGCGTTGCAAAACCCGCCCTATTTAGCATTTTTTTACCCCTATACGGTTGCCCGCAAACGATAAATCACATAAAGTTCCACCGTTATCCGTGCAGGCCGTCTGAAAGCCTGCGCTCAAGAAGAAAGAGAAAGCTTGGCAATGTCTAATTCCACTTTAAAGAAAGTCGCCCTCTACACACTAGGCGCATTCAGCGGCGTGGCCTTAAGCCTGAGCGTGCAGAGTTTTGCCGCCGGCGAAAAGAAAAACGAAGCGCTGCCCGTTCAGTCTATCCGCACAATGGCCGAAGTGTACGGCCAGATTAAAGCCAATTACTACCAAGACAAATCCGACGACGCCCTGATCGAAGGCGCCATGAAAGGCATGGTGGCCGGCCTCGACCCCCATTCCGAATACATGACCAAAAAAGATTATGCCGACCTGAAAGAAAACACCAGCGGCGAATTTGGCGGCTTGGGCATGGAAGTGGGCGCGGAAGACGGCTTCGTGAAAGTGATTGCCCCGATTGAAGACACGCCCGCCGAGCGCGCCGGCGTGAAAAGCGGCGACTTTATCGTGAAAATCAACGGCGTATCCACCCGCGGCATGACGGTGAACGAAGCCGTGAAAAAAATGCGCGGCAAACCCGGCACCGACATCGTGCTCACCCTCTCGCGCAAAGACGCCGCCAAACCCATCACCGTTAAAATCACCCGCGCCATCATCAAAGTGAAAAGCGTGCGCCACCACCTGCTCGAACCCGGCTACGGCTATATCCGCATCAGCCAGTTCCAAGAGCGCACCGTGCCCGCACTCAACGAATCGGCGCAAGCACTGGTGAAACAAAACAAAGGCCCGCTCAAAGGCCTGGTGCTCGATTTGCGCGACGACCCCGGCGGCCTGCTTAACGGCGCGGTGGGCGTGTCCGCCGCCTTCCTGCCCGCCAACGCCACCGTAGTCAGCACCAAAGGCCGCGACGGCAAAGGCGGCATGAGCCTGAAAGCCGTGCCCGAAGACTATATTCTCTCGTCCGGCAAAGACCCGCTTTCCGGCCTGCCCGCCGAGCTGAAAACCATACCCGTTACCGTGTTGATCAATTCGGGCTCCGCCTCCGCTTCCGAAATCGTGGCCGGCGCGCTGCAAGACCACCGCCGCGCCGTGGTGGTGGGCACGCAAAGCTTCGGCAAAGGCTCGGTGCAGACCGTGCTGCCGCTTTCCAACGGCAGCGCCGTCAAACTGACCACCGCGCTCTACTACACCCCGAAAGACCGCTCGATTCAGGCGCAGGGCATCGTGCCCGACGTGGAAGTAAAAGACAAAGACCGCCTGTTTGAAAGCCGCGAAGCCGACCTCGCCGGCCACATCGGCAACCCGCTGGGCGGCAAAGAAGTGAACGGCAGCGAATATGTGCCGTCTGAAACCGTGAAAGAAGAGCCGAAAACCAAGAGCAAAAAAGAGAAAGACGAAGACCTCTCTTCGCGCCGCATTCCCAACCCCGCCAAAGACGACCAGTTGAGAAAAGCGCTCGAATTGGTGAAACAGCCCGCCCAATGGCAGAAATCGCTGGGCTTGGCCGCCAAAAAACCGGCACCCAAAAAAGAGAAAAACGGCGAAGGCGAATCGGAATAAACCCCGATTGACCGCACCCGCAGGCCGTCTGAAAACATATTGAAACACCAACCCGCACATCGGAACGGTTCATGTTTTCAGACGGCCTGAAACTTTTTTTACCCTGCAATCATCAAATCCCAACTCCCGAAACAAACCCGAACCCATCCGTTGAAACCGCCGTATTACCCCCAATCTCTACCCGCATGACCGACACCAAACGCACATCTTGGCGCAGCAAACTGCCCAAACGCGAACAGATTTTCGCCGCCCGCTGGAGCAAGCCCTTTGCCCCGCTGTTCGACAAACCCTATTTCTGGACGCTCAACCGCCGTCAGGCAGCCGTATCCGTGGCCGTGGGAATGTTCTGCGGCCTGATGCCCGGCCCCACCCAGATGATGACTGCGCTGATTGTGGCCTACTTTTTGCGCACCAACCTGCCCGTAGCCGTGTTCACCACCCTCTACACCAACCCCGTTACCTATATGCCGCTCTACTACACCGCCTACAAAATCGGCAGCCGCCTGTTAGGCGTGGAAGCGGCTGCAACGCTCGAATTCCCCTCTTGGGGCAGCGGGCAGTTTCTTTCCGAATCATGGGCGTGGCTGGTGGGCGCGGGCAAACCGCTCTTGGTGGGCGTGCCCGTTTTGGGTTCGGTTTTGGCCGCAGCAGGCTACATCGCCGTACTCGCCCTTTGGCGGCTGCGCACCGCCCGCCTGTGGCAGAAACGGAAGGCCGGCCGTGGCTGAGGCACGCTGGCGGCGCTTAACCGCGCAGGAAACCGAATTGGCCCGACTGGTTTTTTCAGACGGCCTCGACTACACGCGCATCAAAATCTACCGCGGCATACCGTTTCTGCCCAACATCAACACGGCAGTCGCACCCAACGGCCATATTTATTTCCCCCGCCGCAACTGCCCCGACGATTTTACCTGCACGGGAACGCATTACGCCGTGTGGCTGATACACGAGCTGACCCATGTTTGGCAGCACCAACACGGCTACCGCACCTGGCTCGGCGGCCTGATGCTGGCCGTGAAAGGCGGCTACCGCCAACGCTGCTGCTACGCCTACCCGCCCCCCGTGTGCATACGCAGCATCGCCGATCTGAATATGGAACAGCAGGCCGACCTGATTGCCCACTACTACGCCGCCCGTTTCCTGAAATGGCCGCAATACCAAGCCGACCTGCCCCATTTCGAGGCCGCCTTAAGTGGCTTTCTCGCCAACCCGCACAACAGCGCGCTGCTGCCGAAATACCGCAACGGTTTAAGCTGGTTCGGCTGGTTGAAAGACACGGCGGCATCGCTGAAAAAGCGTTGGCGCAAAGGTTGAGGCTTTTTGCAAAAATCCTTTTTAATCCTTAATTTATTTATGTTTCGTCATATCCGTCTTGGCAAAGTGTTTCGGATATTGTTTTGCCGAAGCACCTGCTTTACCGTCTGAAAAGCTATTTCATCAGCCGCTCATCCCCTCTCCCGTGGGAAAAGGTTAGGGAGGGGGCTTAGCGTATTTTAACCAACCGAGACCTTTACAAAAATACCTTAAGACCGTCTGAAATGCTTAAACCCCGTCATTCCCGCGTAGGCGGGAATCCAGGCGTTCGGTATTCAAGTATTTGTTTAATTGATACTTTAATATTTCCATCTGGATTCCCGCCTACGCGGGAATGACGGGAAATAAATTTTTTGTGATGGTTTTTTTAATTTTGCAAAGGTCTCAGGCTGATTAACTATATGGGCTTTTATACAAAAACCGCAGGCCGTCTGAAAATATTTTCAGACGGCCTGCGGCTTCAGCTTCCAAGCAAAGAAGCTGCGAAAACCTCTGCCTAATGCGCGTGTTTCACACCGTGGTTATGGGCGTTGCCGCCGGCTTTCGGCGCAGTGTTCACGTCAACGGTAACGGTTTGCGGCTTGGCGTGTTTGAACTGCAAAGTAACCGGCACTTTATCGCCTTGTTTCAACTGTTTTTTCAAACCCATAAACATAATGTGGTAGCTGCCGGGCTTCAGCTCGGTGGTTTGGCCGGCTTTCAGCGGTATGCCGCCCGCCACTTCGCGCATACGCATCACGCCGTTGTCGTTCACGTGGGAGTGCACTTCCACCTTATCGGCCACAGGACTGCTGCCGCCGAGCAGGAAATCGTCTTTGGCGGTATCGTTTTTAATGTTCATAAATGCACCGCCCATGCTCATGCCTTCTACGGTGGCGCGCGCCCACGGTTGCCCTACCGTGATGCCGGCGGCCGCCGCGCTCTGGCAGAAAGCGGCCAGCATCAGCGCACCTAACAGTTTTTTCATGGTTTGCTCCTTATTGATTGCCGTTAAAAATCAAAAAAGCTTTTGCCGCATTATGCTTGCACAGGCCGTCTGAAAACTTGATTAGGGTCAGGGAGTGTCGTCAGAAGGCTTGCGAAGCGGTTTTTTGAGGGAAAATCCGCAGATGCCGGGCAAGCGGTCGACGGCACTCCCTAAACCGGCTTAAAAAAGATTGAGGCCGTATTCGCGCCAGAGCGACATAAACCACAGCAGCGCCAGCAGCAGCAGCGCCAGCATCTGCGCGGCGGAACCTGCGTCTTTGGCGCGCTTGGCCAGCTCGTGCCGTGCGGTGGAAGTGTGGTCGACGGCGGCTTCGATGGCGGTGTTGAACAGCTCGACGATTAAGGACAAAAACGATGCGAATATCAGCATCATGCGGGTGGCGGGGCCGAAGTCGAGAATAAAGGCCAGCGCAACCAATATGATGTTAAGCCAAACCAACTGGCGGAACGCGCTTTCGTGGCGGTAAGCCGCGCCGAGGCCGTCGCGCGAGTAGCCCGCAGCGTTGATAATGCGCGCGATACCGCGCTTGCCTTTCATTTTTTCTGCATAGGTTCGGTCGGTCATGACGGTATCCTTTCAGACGGCCTTACGGTTTCGACCATGCCGCAACGGCATCGGCGAACATGGCGGCCACATCGAAGCCTTTCTGCTTCATGATTTCCTGAAAACCGGTGGGGCTGGTTACGTTGACTTCGGTGAGGCAGTCGCCGATTACGTCTAAGCCTGCCAGCAAAATGCCGCGGCGTTTCAATTCGGGCGCGAGGGTTTCGGCGATTTCACGGTCGCGCGCGGAAAGCTCCTGCGCCACGCCGCGCCCGCCGGCGGCCAGGTTGCCGCGCGTTTCGCCGTTTTGCGGGATACGCGCCAGCGCAAACGGCACCACTTCGCCGCCAATCACCAACACGCGCTTGTCGCCGTGCACGATTTCGGGGATATAGCGCTGCGCCATAATGGTGCGCGTGTCGAGCTGCATCAGGGTTTCGAGTATGCTGCCGATGTTGGGGTCGGCTTCGGTGAGACGGAAGATGCCCATGCCGCCCATGCCGTCGAGCGGTTTCACGATGATGTCGCCGTGTTCTTGCAGAAAGGCGCGCACATCGGCGGCGCGGGTGCTCACCAGCGTGGGCGCGGTAAAGCGGCCGAAATTCAGAATCGCCAGCTTTTCGTTGAAGTCGCGCATGGCCTGCCCGCTGTTGAACACTTTCGCACCCTGCCCTTCGGCCAGCGTGAGCAGTTGGGTAGCGTAGAGATACTGCATATCGAAAGGCGGGTCGGTGCGCATAATCACGGCATCGAAATCTTTCAAGGCCGTCTGAATTTTTTCTTCTGCCCTGAACCATTCGTGATCGTAATCGCTTTTCGCCCCGGCAAACTCAAACGGTGCGGCCTGCGCGGCCACGATGCCGTTTTGCACCGAAAGCTCGCTGCTCAGGGTGTGGAACAGCGCCCAGCCGCGCGCGGCCATTTCGCGCATCATGGCGTAGGTGGTGTCTTTATAGGTTTTGAACGTTGCCAACGGGTCGGCGATAAATAAGATTTTCATAAATTTCCTTTTGAATCCGGCCAATCATACATGCTGTAAGATTAAGGCCGTCTGAAAATGCCGCTGCGGTTTCAGACGGCCGCGATAGTGTTTTCATTACACCTGCCAATCCACCGCGCCCAACCCGTGCTGCTGCAAATAAGCGTTGGCCTGCGAAAAATGGCGGCAGCCGAAAAAGCCGCGGTAGGCCGATAGCGGCGATGGATGCGGCGCGCTCAACACCAGATGGCGGCTGCGGTCGATAAATGCGCCTTTCTTCTGCGCGTGGCTGCCCCACAGCATAAACACCACGTTGCGGCGGTGTTCGTTCAATTGCGCAATCACACGGTCGGTAAACTGCTCCCAGCCCAGCGCGGCATGGGAATGCGCCTGATGCGCGCGCACGGTGAGCACGGTGTTGAGCAGCAGCACGCCCTGATCCGCCCAATGTTGCAGATAACCGTGATTGGGAATGTGAAAGCCCTCGATATCGGTTGCCAGCTCTTTATAAATATTCGCCAGCGACGGCGGAATATCCACTTCGGGGCGCACCGAAAACGCCAGCCCGTGCGCCTGCCCCGCACCGTGGTAAGGGTCTTGCCCCAAAATCACCACCTTCACTTGGCAAAACTCGGTGGCTTTGAACGCATTAAACACATCGGCCGCCGGCGGATACACCGTCTGCCCGCTTGCGCGCTCGGCTTTAACGGTGCTCAGAATGTGTTGGAAATAAGGCTGCTGCTTCTCCGCGCCGAGGGCGTCGTGCCAGGTTTGCATAAACTGCTCCGTAAACGGTGTGAACGAACCGTGCCATTATATAAGAAAGGCCGCCCGAAATGTTTCAGACGGCCTTACCGCACCAAGCGATAGGCTATATAATCGCGGCCTGACTATATTTTTTCCGCTTTGCCATGCTCAAATTCACGCTCCACACAACCGACGGCCACGCCCGCCGCGGCACGCTCGAACTCAACCACGGCACCATCGAAACCCCCGTATTCATGCCCGTCGGCACCTACGGCTCGGTCAAAGCGATGACGCCGCAAAACCTGCACGACATCAACGCGCAGATTATCCTCGGCAACACCTACCATTTATGGCTGCGCCCCGGACTGGAAGTGATCGAACAATTCGGCGGCCTGCACCAA
The sequence above is a segment of the Neisseria dentiae genome. Coding sequences within it:
- a CDS encoding copper chaperone PCu(A)C, which gives rise to MKKLLGALMLAAFCQSAAAAGITVGQPWARATVEGMSMGGAFMNIKNDTAKDDFLLGGSSPVADKVEVHSHVNDNGVMRMREVAGGIPLKAGQTTELKPGSYHIMFMGLKKQLKQGDKVPVTLQFKHAKPQTVTVDVNTAPKAGGNAHNHGVKHAH
- a CDS encoding diacylglycerol kinase, producing MTDRTYAEKMKGKRGIARIINAAGYSRDGLGAAYRHESAFRQLVWLNIILVALAFILDFGPATRMMLIFASFLSLIVELFNTAIEAAVDHTSTARHELAKRAKDAGSAAQMLALLLLALLWFMSLWREYGLNLF
- a CDS encoding type IV secretion protein Rhs, whose protein sequence is MAEARWRRLTAQETELARLVFSDGLDYTRIKIYRGIPFLPNINTAVAPNGHIYFPRRNCPDDFTCTGTHYAVWLIHELTHVWQHQHGYRTWLGGLMLAVKGGYRQRCCYAYPPPVCIRSIADLNMEQQADLIAHYYAARFLKWPQYQADLPHFEAALSGFLANPHNSALLPKYRNGLSWFGWLKDTAASLKKRWRKG
- a CDS encoding S41 family peptidase, which encodes MSNSTLKKVALYTLGAFSGVALSLSVQSFAAGEKKNEALPVQSIRTMAEVYGQIKANYYQDKSDDALIEGAMKGMVAGLDPHSEYMTKKDYADLKENTSGEFGGLGMEVGAEDGFVKVIAPIEDTPAERAGVKSGDFIVKINGVSTRGMTVNEAVKKMRGKPGTDIVLTLSRKDAAKPITVKITRAIIKVKSVRHHLLEPGYGYIRISQFQERTVPALNESAQALVKQNKGPLKGLVLDLRDDPGGLLNGAVGVSAAFLPANATVVSTKGRDGKGGMSLKAVPEDYILSSGKDPLSGLPAELKTIPVTVLINSGSASASEIVAGALQDHRRAVVVGTQSFGKGSVQTVLPLSNGSAVKLTTALYYTPKDRSIQAQGIVPDVEVKDKDRLFESREADLAGHIGNPLGGKEVNGSEYVPSETVKEEPKTKSKKEKDEDLSSRRIPNPAKDDQLRKALELVKQPAQWQKSLGLAAKKPAPKKEKNGEGESE
- a CDS encoding DUF2062 domain-containing protein; amino-acid sequence: MTDTKRTSWRSKLPKREQIFAARWSKPFAPLFDKPYFWTLNRRQAAVSVAVGMFCGLMPGPTQMMTALIVAYFLRTNLPVAVFTTLYTNPVTYMPLYYTAYKIGSRLLGVEAAATLEFPSWGSGQFLSESWAWLVGAGKPLLVGVPVLGSVLAAAGYIAVLALWRLRTARLWQKRKAGRG
- the gshB gene encoding glutathione synthase — its product is MKILFIADPLATFKTYKDTTYAMMREMAARGWALFHTLSSELSVQNGIVAAQAAPFEFAGAKSDYDHEWFRAEEKIQTALKDFDAVIMRTDPPFDMQYLYATQLLTLAEGQGAKVFNSGQAMRDFNEKLAILNFGRFTAPTLVSTRAADVRAFLQEHGDIIVKPLDGMGGMGIFRLTEADPNIGSILETLMQLDTRTIMAQRYIPEIVHGDKRVLVIGGEVVPFALARIPQNGETRGNLAAGGRGVAQELSARDREIAETLAPELKRRGILLAGLDVIGDCLTEVNVTSPTGFQEIMKQKGFDVAAMFADAVAAWSKP